AATAGTGCTATTCCTTAGACATTTGATCTACGTCTTCCTAGAATACGAAGTATAGAAAAAAGTAAATTAAGGAAGGTTAAGTATAAAGATAAAGCGCCAAAAATTGCCGACTTATTACATAATTCACCCTCTTCACTCATTTGATAGGCCATGTTTTTAATCTCTTTTGTCTTATAAGCAATAATAAGAACAAATACGATCACACTCAGATAAGTTAAGATCCAATAGATCATGTCGTTGTTAAAGAAAAGGTTGACAAATGATCCTATAATAATGCCAAATAATGCCATAAATGCTAAATGCCCAACTCGTGTTAAATCTGCTTTTGTTAACATTCCATATATACTTGCTACTGCAAAGGTGGCTGCAGTAACAAAAAACACTAAAGCAATTGATTCTTGCGTGTAAATATAAAATAATATAGAGAGAGATATACCTACAAGAATTGAGTACAGAACAAATAATATAATTGCGCTAGATAAGCTTAATTTAT
This genomic window from Candidatus Methylacidiphilales bacterium contains:
- a CDS encoding Bax inhibitor-1/YccA family protein — protein: MQYKPEATISHMLFSTHEDIVKAFITRVYGWMAIAMILTGVAAVLTASNPEIIELIFENNLAFISILLAQAIMVIVLDLRMNKLSLSSAIILFVLYSILVGISLSILFYIYTQESIALVFFVTAATFAVASIYGMLTKADLTRVGHLAFMALFGIIIGSFVNLFFNNDMIYWILTYLSVIVFVLIIAYKTKEIKNMAYQMSEEGELCNKSAIFGALSLYLTFLNLLFSILRILGRRRSNV